The following are encoded together in the Gilvimarinus sp. DA14 genome:
- a CDS encoding zonular occludens toxin family protein → MTAVVHHGPPGSYKTFALVQRIIIPELIKGRTVVTNVRGVDLDAIATQYGVELPQESRLIYVEPDIAGYKHIARFFHWVPLGALIVMDEGQRVYPTRERTLTHLDQDPDNAFKDESGEVQTDSDGKPIYRPYNIENALDQHRHYNWDIYISTTNIGKIHGEIRKVVEWAYRHRNNSGLLPWYKNTWTEFRHDAEQSGKSISHYSGTPKKYKAQSKAFACYKSTATGKAKESAENISIFRDPKVRMLLGVIVCALVYISIVGYQKYQDIQARTAPAKRDSTANRQTVPMVPTQGDSTNTGVGHHLRGSQLSGSVLPRFNGVNTLGNGARLYFTGSVNRKLWFSLVLCEDGPACEIPLKSDDLELVGYDVLRSTQSFVQLEHTETGEIVIASQKPADTRPYTAPERSRGNDQQFQPPVEYVSPDGDVFKPRPVTL, encoded by the coding sequence ATGACGGCTGTTGTTCATCACGGCCCGCCTGGGTCATATAAAACCTTCGCCCTGGTACAGCGGATTATTATTCCTGAGTTGATTAAGGGCCGTACCGTGGTAACCAATGTACGCGGTGTCGATCTTGACGCAATCGCCACACAGTACGGTGTAGAGCTGCCCCAGGAGTCTCGCCTGATTTATGTTGAGCCTGACATTGCCGGTTACAAACACATTGCGCGCTTCTTTCACTGGGTGCCCCTGGGTGCGCTCATTGTTATGGACGAAGGCCAGCGCGTTTACCCCACACGCGAGCGCACCCTAACGCACCTAGACCAAGACCCTGACAACGCCTTTAAAGACGAAAGCGGCGAAGTGCAGACCGACTCAGACGGCAAACCCATCTACCGCCCATACAACATTGAAAATGCCCTTGACCAGCACAGGCATTACAACTGGGACATTTACATCAGCACCACCAACATCGGCAAGATACACGGTGAAATTCGCAAAGTGGTCGAGTGGGCATACAGGCACCGCAATAACTCAGGCCTTTTACCCTGGTACAAAAACACCTGGACGGAATTTAGACATGACGCAGAGCAATCAGGAAAGTCCATCAGTCACTATTCAGGCACCCCGAAAAAATACAAGGCCCAGTCAAAAGCCTTTGCATGCTACAAATCTACCGCTACGGGAAAAGCTAAAGAATCTGCTGAAAATATTTCGATCTTTCGAGACCCTAAAGTTCGCATGTTACTTGGGGTTATTGTCTGCGCTCTCGTTTATATCTCGATTGTTGGATATCAAAAGTATCAAGATATTCAGGCGCGTACTGCTCCGGCTAAGCGCGACTCTACTGCGAACCGGCAAACTGTCCCTATGGTACCTACTCAAGGTGATAGCACGAATACTGGCGTGGGCCATCATCTTCGCGGTTCTCAGCTTTCTGGTTCGGTCTTGCCTCGTTTCAATGGCGTAAACACCCTGGGCAATGGTGCCAGACTGTATTTCACTGGCTCGGTAAACCGTAAGTTATGGTTCTCACTCGTTCTGTGTGAAGACGGCCCCGCCTGTGAAATACCGCTAAAGTCCGATGATTTAGAGCTGGTGGGCTATGACGTTCTAAGAAGCACCCAATCGTTCGTACAGCTTGAACACACCGAAACCGGTGAGATTGTGATCGCCTCACAAAAACCCGCTGATACGCGGCCTTACACCGCCCCTGAGCGAAGCCGAGGCAACGACCAGCAGTTTCAGCCACCCGTTGAATATGTCTCGCCCGATGGCGATGTGTTTAAACCCAGGCCGGTGACATTGTGA
- a CDS encoding DUF2523 family protein, translated as MDIFKEIGELINSVKEWVVQLPDMIDQLMERFIVWGITSYFEMKRDTLEFVYYNIGQPVLTNLNLSDQISTALSGINPQISAVLAYAGAFESLNIILSAYVTRFVLAFIPWA; from the coding sequence ATGGACATTTTTAAAGAGATTGGCGAGCTAATTAACAGCGTTAAAGAGTGGGTCGTTCAATTACCCGACATGATAGACCAGCTTATGGAGCGGTTTATTGTGTGGGGGATTACGTCTTATTTCGAAATGAAGCGCGACACCTTGGAATTTGTGTATTACAACATCGGTCAGCCTGTATTAACCAACTTGAATCTGTCCGATCAAATCAGTACCGCACTCTCTGGTATCAACCCGCAAATCTCGGCAGTGCTGGCCTATGCCGGTGCGTTTGAATCACTCAACATCATTCTATCGGCCTACGTCACACGCTTTGTACTGGCCTTTATTCCCTGGGCGTAA
- a CDS encoding helix-turn-helix domain-containing protein, producing MISPNQPINLSVLPPVSSQEQFAQWLGTTPDTVRGWVENSTIPHVKIGRQRFINITRLVDQIREGKTIFSRGDFSDAD from the coding sequence ATGATCTCCCCGAATCAGCCCATTAATTTATCCGTGCTGCCGCCGGTTAGCTCTCAAGAGCAATTCGCCCAATGGCTTGGCACCACGCCAGACACTGTGCGCGGCTGGGTAGAAAACAGCACCATTCCCCACGTCAAGATCGGCCGCCAGCGCTTCATCAACATCACACGTCTGGTCGATCAAATCCGCGAGGGCAAAACCATATTCAGCCGCGGGGACTTTTCCGATGCTGATTAA
- a CDS encoding helix-turn-helix transcriptional regulator, whose translation MEDVVLRIKSLCELEGLSREELADKTGMKYSRWHNLMNDRGKIKSEEIELVGKAWPEYRLWVAFGDEMPEAGQISPGTKKAREELKTQGKAGA comes from the coding sequence ATGGAAGATGTAGTTCTTAGAATTAAATCTCTATGCGAGCTGGAAGGACTTTCGCGGGAAGAGCTAGCAGATAAAACCGGAATGAAATATTCCAGGTGGCACAATCTGATGAACGACCGTGGAAAGATTAAAAGCGAAGAAATAGAGCTAGTCGGTAAAGCGTGGCCCGAGTACAGACTATGGGTAGCGTTTGGCGATGAAATGCCCGAAGCAGGTCAAATAAGCCCAGGTACAAAAAAAGCCCGAGAAGAGCTAAAAACACAAGGGAAGGCCGGAGCATAG
- a CDS encoding carbon storage regulator — protein sequence MMILSRRLGESVIIEIDREPVKLKIMSIEGKQVILGIEAPKDIKILRTEVRERIEQSKIK from the coding sequence ATGATGATACTCAGCAGAAGATTAGGCGAATCAGTAATTATTGAAATTGACCGCGAACCAGTAAAACTAAAAATCATGAGTATTGAAGGCAAACAGGTAATATTAGGGATAGAGGCCCCCAAAGATATTAAGATACTCAGAACAGAAGTTCGGGAAAGGATAGAACAAAGCAAAATCAAATAA